The following proteins come from a genomic window of Dreissena polymorpha isolate Duluth1 chromosome 1, UMN_Dpol_1.0, whole genome shotgun sequence:
- the LOC127865120 gene encoding uncharacterized protein LOC127865120, whose product MNKWPVSKQVEEFLLKCEANKDDKIEMLCDDHSQLCCTKCAFNDHSQCSKVTPINELTNTQLTDLQGLSGELETVLGEIKSLQISQEASVESLQKAYKEHRADMIEQMRGNLNTNLDKCGNNCVGTSGKIEQYLKDDMCKSVLSILNEFDNITGKELNEMKDEVISIKGSVTSSIHKCTSLHNDLLQLLEIVQKIGDNKEICLIASIKCEHIIQQALTLLGKSGNVFKVQGKSEHNVRIPGDSYPCRITGICALPNGQVLVADSPNKRVKLLSQQYQVVSYWDVYAYPQAICLITPSEVAVAVDTINIHEVQFITVNQGKLVPGRKFQLQHTCRGIAHHQGHLYICSHTALLKYTLSGKLICRLYQDRLAALTA is encoded by the exons ATGAACAAATGGCCAGTTTCAAAACAGGTGGAGGAATTTCTATTAAAGTGTGAAGCGAACAAGGACgacaaaattgaaatgttatgtgatgaccacagtcagctgtgctgcacaaAGTGTGCCTTCAATGATCACAG ccagtgcagtaaagtgactcCAATTAATGAGCTGACCAACACGCAGCTCACAGACCTACAGGGCCTGTCAGGGGAGCTGGAAACTGTTCTGGGAGAAATAAAAAGCCTACAGATAAGTCAGGAGGCCAGTGTTGAGTCATTGCAGAAAGCATACAAGGAACATAGGGCAGATATGATTGAACAAATGCGTGGCAATTTAAACACTAATTTAGATAAGTGTGGTAATAATTGTGTGGGCACATCTGGAAaaattgagcaatatttaaaagacgACATGTGTAAGAGTGTTCTTTCTATCTTGAATGAATTCGATAATATTACTGGGAAGGAACTTAatgagatgaaagatgaagttataagcataaaagggtcagttacaagttctattcataaatgcaccagtcttcacaatgacttgttaCAATTACTTGAAatcgttcagaaaattggagataataaggagatctgtcttatagccagcataaaatgtgaACATATCATACAGCAGGCATTGACTCTGCTTGGAAAGTCAGGCAATGTGTTTAAGGTCCAGGGGAAGTCTGAACACAATGTTAGAATACCAGGTGATTCATATCCATGTCGTATCACAGGCATATGTGCTCTCCCAAATGGACAGGTCCTGGTTGCAGACAGTCCTAATAAGAGAGTCAAGCTTCTGagccagcagtaccaggtggtgagttaCTGGGATGTGTATGCTTATCCACAGGCCATATgtttgatcacacccagtgaggttgcagtggctgtggaTACTATcaacatacatgaggtccagtttatcactgtcaaccagggaaagcttgttcctggcaggaagtttcagttacaacatacaTGTAGAGGTATCGCCCACCATCAGGGACACCTGTATATCTGCTCCCATACTGCCCTGCTCAAGTACACATTGAGtggcaaactgatctgcagactcTACCAAGATAGATTAGCTGCTttgacag CTTGA